A window of the Sneathiella sp. P13V-1 genome harbors these coding sequences:
- a CDS encoding 4-hydroxyproline epimerase yields MARHTFFCLDGHTCGNPVRLVAGGGPELKGNTMLEKRAHFLAEYDWIRTGLMFEPRGHDMMSGSILYPPTRDDCDVGVLYIETSGCLPMCGHGTIGTVTMAIENGLVTPKTPGVLNLDTPAGRVVVEYRQEGEYVEEVRLTNVPAFLYKQGLTAEIEDLGEITVDVAYGGNFYAIVDPQDNFRDMADYSATELVKYSPLLRQALNDKYDFVHPEHPEINGLSHILWTGEPTVDGAHARNAVFYGDKAIDRSPCGTGTSSRMAQWAALGKLNKGDEFHHESIIGSMFKGRVEDVTEVAGKSAIIPSVAGWARQTGTNTIYIDDRDPYAHGFVVK; encoded by the coding sequence ATGGCACGACACACCTTTTTCTGTCTTGATGGTCATACATGCGGTAACCCGGTGCGCTTGGTCGCTGGCGGCGGACCGGAACTTAAAGGCAATACCATGCTGGAAAAGCGGGCACATTTTCTGGCGGAATATGACTGGATCCGAACCGGCTTGATGTTCGAACCCCGTGGTCACGACATGATGTCAGGATCGATCTTGTATCCGCCAACCCGTGACGATTGCGATGTGGGTGTTCTGTATATCGAAACATCTGGATGTTTGCCTATGTGCGGTCATGGGACCATCGGAACCGTGACCATGGCCATTGAAAACGGTCTTGTGACACCCAAAACCCCAGGAGTTCTAAACCTTGATACGCCTGCTGGACGCGTTGTTGTCGAATATCGTCAAGAAGGTGAGTATGTGGAAGAAGTGCGGCTTACCAATGTGCCAGCCTTCCTTTACAAACAAGGGCTTACAGCGGAAATTGAAGATCTGGGTGAAATTACCGTAGACGTGGCGTATGGCGGTAATTTCTACGCCATCGTTGATCCACAGGATAATTTCCGTGACATGGCAGATTATTCTGCAACGGAATTAGTGAAATACAGCCCGCTGCTACGCCAGGCATTAAACGACAAATACGACTTTGTTCACCCTGAACATCCAGAAATCAATGGCCTTAGTCATATCCTATGGACTGGGGAGCCGACAGTTGACGGTGCACATGCCCGTAATGCTGTTTTTTATGGAGACAAGGCTATTGATCGATCTCCTTGCGGAACAGGAACGTCCAGCCGGATGGCGCAATGGGCAGCCCTTGGAAAATTGAATAAAGGGGATGAGTTTCATCATGAAAGCATCATCGGCTCCATGTTCAAAGGACGTGTTGAAGATGTGACGGAAGTTGCTGGAAAATCAGCAATTATTCCATCCGTGGCAGGTTGGGCGCGCCAGACAGGAACCAATACAATTTATATTGATGACAGGGATCCGTATGCACACGGGTTTGTGGTGAAGTAA
- a CDS encoding DEAD/DEAH box helicase, giving the protein MEDFEGLGLSEALVHRLQAMGFEKPTPIQEQAIPLALKGRDILGSAQTGTGKTGAFGIPIAARMEENPDAVSLIMTPTRELATQVMNQVQGMISRRSRNKVALLIGGEPYVKQLRQLRDVPRLIVGTPGRINDHLRRKSLKLNKADFLVLDETDRMLDMGFSEQIEDIIKVMAPERQTLLFSATLPKNIVRIADTYLTDPERVAVGETSEPAKNVKQDIVEVKSSEKYPTLLNELETRTGTVIIFVKTKIGADELATKLSDDGHKAQAIHGDLPQRKRDRVLDRYRDQKFRILVATDIAARGLDVPHIEHVVNYDLPQAAEDYIHRIGRTARAGAEGHAICLIAPHDWSRWNAIDRLMNPDKPRDQRKKGKGRNHRKGGAGRPRGDNSAEGGERKFGARSGPRRKGPGGRPSGRPGGKPGGFKKRFGKKPGAKKAA; this is encoded by the coding sequence ATGGAAGATTTTGAAGGTCTCGGCCTATCCGAGGCTCTGGTTCACCGACTCCAAGCGATGGGGTTTGAAAAACCAACGCCTATTCAGGAACAGGCTATTCCTCTCGCGCTTAAAGGGCGTGACATTCTGGGGTCCGCCCAGACAGGTACAGGTAAAACCGGTGCCTTTGGTATTCCCATTGCGGCACGTATGGAAGAAAATCCTGACGCTGTCTCTCTGATCATGACACCAACACGTGAATTGGCAACCCAGGTGATGAACCAGGTTCAAGGGATGATCAGCCGCCGCTCTCGCAATAAGGTTGCACTTCTTATTGGTGGTGAACCATACGTTAAACAGCTTCGTCAGTTGCGTGATGTCCCCCGCCTTATTGTGGGAACACCTGGCCGTATTAACGACCATCTGCGCCGTAAAAGCCTGAAACTGAACAAAGCGGATTTCCTTGTTCTGGATGAAACCGACCGAATGTTGGATATGGGTTTCTCCGAACAGATCGAAGACATCATCAAAGTGATGGCGCCAGAACGTCAGACTTTGTTGTTCTCTGCCACACTTCCAAAGAACATTGTTCGCATTGCAGATACGTATCTTACTGACCCTGAGCGTGTAGCTGTGGGTGAGACATCAGAACCTGCGAAAAATGTGAAGCAGGATATCGTTGAAGTTAAATCTTCTGAAAAATACCCAACGCTTCTGAATGAGTTGGAAACACGCACCGGAACAGTCATCATCTTCGTGAAAACAAAAATCGGCGCTGATGAGCTTGCGACGAAATTGTCCGATGATGGCCACAAAGCACAGGCCATTCACGGTGATCTGCCACAGCGTAAACGTGACCGAGTTCTGGACCGTTACCGGGACCAGAAATTCCGTATCCTAGTAGCAACCGACATCGCTGCTCGTGGCCTGGACGTTCCACATATTGAACATGTGGTAAACTATGACCTTCCGCAAGCTGCAGAAGACTACATCCACCGTATTGGCCGTACAGCAAGGGCAGGGGCCGAAGGCCACGCTATTTGTCTGATTGCCCCACATGATTGGAGCCGTTGGAACGCTATTGATCGTTTGATGAACCCTGACAAACCACGGGATCAGCGTAAAAAAGGCAAAGGCCGCAATCATCGTAAAGGTGGCGCAGGTCGTCCAAGAGGCGATAACTCAGCCGAGGGCGGAGAGCGTAAATTCGGCGCCCGTAGCGGCCCACGCCGCAAAGGTCCAGGTGGTCGTCCAAGCGGCCGTCCAGGCGGCAAACCAGGTGGTTTCAAAAAACGCTTCGGTAAAAAACCCGGCGCAAAAAAAGCAGCCTAA
- a CDS encoding septal ring lytic transglycosylase RlpA family protein, whose product MSSITKHLFSKKSLTASILVAGGLVLGGCAEMSLLGHAASELSDPKAEEKKVASIRANRKVGKPYKIDGIWYYPKEQPGYVETGLASWYGDPFHGRKTANGETYNMNLMTAAHKTLPMPTEVRVTNLENGRSIVVTINDRGPFVHGRIIDLSRRAAQLLGIIQKGTAKVRVEALDSDQQDIRYLAKANTAPEERKVAAAPQTNVNSTSLEPPKQAKVSEKPLAAPTGAQPVDNKIGVEARPLNSENVVTSAVSPSEMYIQAGAFIDFDNANRLTARLSPLGPAKVYQVLINGQDFYRVRLGPLQSVEEADMLLAKLINNGHTEARIIVEQD is encoded by the coding sequence ATGTCATCTATCACTAAGCATCTTTTCTCTAAAAAGTCTCTTACCGCCAGTATTCTGGTTGCGGGAGGGCTTGTTTTAGGCGGCTGTGCGGAAATGAGCCTTCTTGGCCATGCAGCATCGGAATTGTCGGACCCGAAAGCAGAAGAAAAGAAAGTTGCCTCCATTCGTGCAAACCGAAAAGTGGGCAAGCCTTATAAGATTGATGGCATCTGGTATTATCCCAAAGAACAACCTGGCTATGTTGAAACAGGGCTTGCTTCCTGGTATGGGGATCCTTTCCATGGCCGAAAAACGGCGAACGGCGAAACCTACAATATGAACTTAATGACAGCGGCGCATAAAACCCTGCCCATGCCAACAGAAGTTCGTGTGACTAATCTTGAAAATGGTCGGTCCATTGTGGTGACCATCAACGATCGTGGTCCGTTTGTACATGGCCGTATTATTGATTTGTCGCGCCGCGCTGCACAGCTTCTGGGTATTATCCAGAAAGGGACTGCGAAAGTTCGGGTGGAAGCACTGGATAGCGATCAGCAGGACATTCGTTATCTGGCTAAAGCAAACACAGCACCGGAAGAGCGTAAAGTTGCTGCGGCCCCGCAGACGAATGTAAACTCAACTTCACTGGAGCCGCCAAAACAGGCAAAAGTTTCAGAAAAACCCCTGGCGGCACCCACAGGCGCTCAACCAGTAGATAACAAAATTGGCGTAGAGGCCCGGCCACTCAACTCTGAGAATGTAGTTACCTCCGCGGTATCGCCTTCTGAAATGTATATTCAGGCGGGTGCTTTTATTGATTTTGACAACGCAAATAGGCTCACCGCAAGATTGTCTCCCCTCGGCCCTGCAAAAGTTTATCAGGTCCTCATAAACGGTCAGGACTTTTACCGCGTGCGCCTTGGGCCACTTCAATCAGTTGAAGAAGCTGATATGTTGCTGGCTAAGCTGATAAATAACGGCCACACAGAAGCGCGAATTATTGTAGAACAGGATTAG
- a CDS encoding trans-3-hydroxy-L-proline dehydratase: MRSSKSIHIIGCHAEGEVGDVIVGGVAPPPGETIWEQSRFIAKDETLRNFVLNEPRGGVFRHVNLLVPPKNPKAQMGWIIMEPEDTPPMSGSNSICVSTVLLESGIIPMQEPVTHMTLEAPGGLVEVRADCKDGKVTKVYVQNVPSFADKLDATLEVAGVGTLTVDTAFGGDSFVMADAKALGFDITPDEARDLAEVGIKITNAANEQLGFSHPTNSDWQHISFCQIHAPMTEEEGVKSVKNTVVIQPGKLDRSPTGTAVSARMAVLHARGIMQVGENYIQRSVINSRFDGRIISETTLGDKKAIIPELSGQAWITGTYQHMLDPTDPWPEGYRIGDTWPMLKG, translated from the coding sequence ATGCGTTCCAGTAAATCCATCCATATCATTGGCTGTCACGCCGAAGGTGAAGTTGGCGATGTTATAGTTGGTGGCGTTGCCCCGCCGCCGGGTGAGACTATCTGGGAACAATCCCGCTTTATTGCAAAAGACGAAACGCTTCGTAACTTTGTGCTAAACGAGCCCCGTGGTGGTGTGTTTCGCCATGTAAACTTATTGGTGCCGCCCAAAAACCCGAAGGCGCAAATGGGTTGGATCATTATGGAGCCCGAAGACACGCCGCCCATGTCCGGATCAAATTCCATTTGTGTGAGCACGGTTCTTCTGGAAAGCGGGATTATACCGATGCAGGAGCCGGTGACCCATATGACTTTGGAAGCCCCGGGCGGTTTGGTTGAAGTGCGTGCCGACTGCAAGGACGGCAAGGTCACCAAGGTGTATGTACAAAATGTTCCGTCCTTTGCCGATAAACTGGACGCCACATTAGAAGTTGCCGGGGTAGGGACACTTACCGTGGATACCGCCTTTGGCGGCGATAGCTTTGTCATGGCGGATGCCAAAGCACTTGGGTTTGACATTACACCGGATGAAGCCCGTGATTTGGCGGAGGTTGGCATTAAAATCACCAATGCCGCCAATGAGCAGCTTGGGTTCAGCCATCCAACTAATTCCGATTGGCAGCATATTTCCTTCTGTCAGATCCATGCCCCAATGACGGAAGAAGAGGGCGTTAAATCTGTCAAAAACACAGTTGTTATTCAGCCGGGCAAATTGGACCGATCCCCAACAGGAACGGCGGTTTCCGCCCGAATGGCTGTTTTGCACGCCCGCGGAATAATGCAGGTTGGTGAAAATTATATCCAACGATCAGTGATTAACTCCCGGTTTGATGGACGTATTATATCCGAGACAACTCTTGGCGATAAGAAAGCCATTATTCCAGAGCTTTCCGGTCAGGCATGGATTACCGGCACTTATCAACATATGCTGGATCCAACAGATCCGTGGCCAGAAGGCTACCGTATTGGCGATACTTGGCCCATGTTGAAGGGATAA
- a CDS encoding DUF1203 domain-containing protein, translating into MKLSYCAIPTNHARSIQRGGIDAYGNPPDRVISDGQGNPCRHCLEEIPEGAGILVFAYKPFSGTHAYSETGPVFLCEKECERHKENEFPKIAYGDNAYLIRGYDAEERIIYGSGDIVSAMGIEEFALNVFENMNAKEVHVRSKKYNCFQFKITK; encoded by the coding sequence ATGAAACTAAGTTACTGTGCTATCCCGACAAATCATGCCAGATCTATCCAGCGTGGCGGCATTGATGCCTACGGGAATCCTCCAGACAGAGTTATTTCTGACGGGCAAGGAAATCCGTGTCGCCATTGTCTTGAAGAAATACCAGAGGGTGCGGGCATTCTTGTATTCGCCTATAAACCATTTTCTGGAACTCATGCTTACTCTGAAACAGGTCCGGTCTTTCTGTGTGAAAAAGAATGTGAGCGACACAAAGAAAATGAATTTCCCAAAATTGCATATGGGGATAATGCATACTTGATACGCGGTTATGATGCCGAGGAGCGGATCATTTATGGAAGCGGCGACATAGTGTCAGCAATGGGTATCGAAGAGTTTGCCCTAAATGTTTTTGAAAATATGAATGCCAAAGAAGTTCATGTGAGATCTAAGAAATACAATTGCTTCCAATTTAAAATTACTAAGTAG
- a CDS encoding L-serine ammonia-lyase, iron-sulfur-dependent, subunit alpha translates to MNYPSIFNDAIGPVMRGASSSHVAAAHRIGALARDYMNGNIKKVVVDYDPNTSLGPTHESQGSDMGLFTGLMGWDVTDPRMTEARTHLEESGTEVEIRILDYGATHENTYRLTVANDNEEMTLYAISIGGGMMEITEINGVKVSMFGDYHETLVFSDDENVVEGVDADYIIKRDGAFQIKSQKPISLPEGVSSKEMKPVLPVGARKDLSVPFTTSEEMLDYNKGRDLSFWELAVKYESARGNISEDEVFEKMRAIVRILENSIRLGIKGTEYEDRMYGAQAPLYKERMGANKGMNLGLQDDVILAVTALMDVKSSMGVIVAAPTAGSCGTLPGTCLGVANALGLDEDLKVKAMLSAGLIGVFIAHMATFSAELGGCQAETGSGSGMAAAALVTLFDGTVDQCVSAASFALQNTFGLVCDPVANRVEAPCLGKNVLMAGNALSAANMILAGFDALIPLDEVIVAMHKVGLAIPCELRCTGKGGLAMTPTAQKIFAELENKQ, encoded by the coding sequence ATGAATTACCCATCCATTTTCAATGATGCCATCGGCCCGGTGATGCGCGGGGCAAGCAGTTCCCATGTGGCCGCGGCGCACCGTATTGGTGCACTTGCGCGGGACTATATGAATGGAAATATCAAGAAAGTCGTTGTGGATTATGACCCCAACACTTCATTAGGACCGACCCATGAAAGTCAGGGCTCTGACATGGGGTTGTTTACAGGTTTGATGGGGTGGGATGTAACCGATCCACGGATGACAGAGGCCCGCACCCATCTTGAAGAGAGCGGTACTGAAGTTGAAATCCGGATACTGGATTACGGTGCAACCCATGAAAACACCTACCGTTTGACGGTCGCCAACGACAATGAGGAAATGACACTTTATGCCATTTCTATCGGCGGCGGCATGATGGAAATCACCGAAATTAATGGTGTAAAAGTTTCCATGTTTGGCGACTATCACGAAACGCTTGTCTTCTCAGATGACGAAAACGTTGTTGAAGGCGTAGACGCTGATTACATCATTAAGCGTGATGGCGCTTTCCAGATTAAATCACAAAAACCGATATCCTTACCGGAAGGTGTTTCTTCCAAGGAAATGAAGCCGGTTCTCCCTGTCGGAGCGCGCAAAGACCTTTCCGTTCCATTTACGACCAGTGAAGAAATGCTGGATTATAATAAAGGCAGGGACCTGAGTTTTTGGGAACTGGCCGTTAAATACGAAAGCGCCCGCGGCAACATTTCCGAAGACGAAGTGTTTGAAAAAATGCGGGCGATTGTCCGCATTCTGGAAAACTCCATCCGATTAGGGATTAAAGGCACTGAATACGAAGACCGTATGTATGGCGCGCAAGCTCCGCTTTACAAGGAACGTATGGGCGCAAACAAGGGCATGAACCTTGGCCTGCAAGACGATGTCATCTTGGCCGTCACTGCATTGATGGATGTGAAAAGTTCCATGGGGGTTATTGTCGCCGCACCAACAGCGGGATCATGTGGAACCTTACCCGGCACCTGCCTTGGTGTTGCCAATGCCTTGGGGCTTGATGAAGACTTAAAAGTCAAAGCGATGCTATCGGCTGGTCTTATAGGTGTTTTCATTGCCCATATGGCCACTTTTTCGGCAGAACTCGGGGGCTGTCAGGCAGAAACAGGGTCGGGGTCCGGCATGGCGGCCGCGGCCTTGGTAACGCTGTTTGATGGAACCGTTGATCAATGCGTTTCTGCGGCGTCCTTTGCGTTACAGAACACATTTGGTCTTGTGTGCGATCCGGTTGCCAATCGGGTTGAGGCACCATGCCTTGGGAAAAATGTGTTGATGGCAGGAAATGCGCTTTCCGCAGCTAATATGATATTGGCGGGCTTTGATGCACTTATTCCTTTGGACGAGGTGATCGTCGCCATGCATAAAGTCGGCCTCGCCATCCCATGCGAGCTTCGCTGCACCGGTAAAGGCGGCCTTGCCATGACACCAACGGCGCAAAAGATCTTTGCAGAACTTGAAAATAAACAGTGA
- a CDS encoding lytic transglycosylase domain-containing protein: protein MAKLTSKILTIAAATVMACSVSISFAADKKPFGLWLEDVKSEALANGIRKEIVDTAFANVKFKEKVVKLDRKQPEVTQTFQQYMEKRLPQSLVDQGRARLNENRTILEEVGKKFGVQPRFIVALWGVETRFGRYTGGFNVIEALTTLAYDNRRADYFRKELMTALQILNDNHITVKDMKGSWAGAMGQSQFMPSSFINFSVDYDGDGRRDIWTTKADVFASAANYLAKSGWRYDQTWGREVKLPTGFDKELVSLKVKKSMAEWQDLGVRRIDGTDLPTRQLMGSLVEPKGGNGQTFLVYNNYRTILKWNRSTYFAMSVGHLADRIGN from the coding sequence ATGGCAAAGTTGACATCAAAAATTCTGACCATTGCAGCAGCGACTGTAATGGCCTGTTCAGTATCTATATCATTTGCAGCTGACAAAAAACCATTCGGACTTTGGCTTGAAGATGTGAAAAGCGAAGCCCTTGCAAACGGCATCCGGAAAGAAATTGTCGACACCGCCTTTGCCAATGTCAAATTCAAGGAAAAAGTGGTCAAACTGGACCGCAAGCAACCTGAAGTCACCCAGACATTCCAGCAATATATGGAAAAACGTTTGCCACAGTCTTTGGTGGATCAAGGTCGTGCCCGCTTGAACGAAAACCGTACCATTTTGGAAGAAGTTGGTAAAAAATTCGGTGTTCAGCCGCGCTTTATCGTTGCCCTTTGGGGCGTAGAAACCCGCTTTGGTCGTTACACAGGCGGTTTTAACGTCATCGAAGCACTGACAACCCTTGCATATGACAATCGCCGTGCAGATTATTTCCGCAAAGAATTGATGACAGCTTTGCAGATTTTGAACGATAACCATATTACCGTTAAAGATATGAAAGGCTCCTGGGCAGGGGCCATGGGACAGTCGCAGTTCATGCCGTCCAGCTTTATCAATTTTTCTGTCGATTATGATGGGGATGGCCGCCGCGATATCTGGACTACCAAAGCAGACGTTTTTGCCTCAGCTGCGAATTATCTGGCCAAATCAGGGTGGCGCTATGATCAGACTTGGGGGCGTGAAGTGAAACTCCCAACTGGTTTCGATAAGGAGCTGGTCTCCTTAAAAGTTAAAAAGTCAATGGCGGAGTGGCAGGACCTTGGTGTGCGCCGCATTGACGGTACCGATCTTCCAACCCGTCAATTGATGGGATCTCTGGTGGAGCCAAAAGGCGGTAACGGTCAAACTTTCCTCGTTTATAACAATTACCGCACGATCCTGAAATGGAACCGATCCACTTACTTTGCCATGTCTGTCGGACATCTGGCAGACCGGATTGGAAACTAG